The Ailuropoda melanoleuca isolate Jingjing chromosome 9, ASM200744v2, whole genome shotgun sequence genome includes a region encoding these proteins:
- the LRATD2 gene encoding protein LRATD2 encodes MGNQVEKLTHLSYKEVPTADPTGVDRDDGPRIGVSYIFSNDDEDVEPQPPPQGPDGGGGEGLPDGGDGPPLPPPQPYDPRLHEVECSVFYRDECIYQKSFAPGSAALSTYTPENLLNKCRPGDLVEFVSQAQYPHWAVYVGNFQVVHLHRLEVSNSFLTDASQGRRGRVVNDLYRYKPLSPGAVVRNALAHVGAKERELSWRNSESFAAWCRYGKREFKIGGELRIGKQPYRLQIQLSAQRSHTLEFQSLEDLIMEKRRNDQIGRAAVLQELATHLHPAEPDEGDSDPARTTPPPGRPPAPGREDEAREAAVH; translated from the coding sequence ATGGGTAACCAGGTGGAAAAACTGACCCACCTAAGTTACAAGGAAGTTCCCACGGCCGACCCGACCGGCGTGGACCGGGACGACGGGCCCCGCATCGGGGTCTCCTACATCTTCTCCAACGACGACGAGGACGTGGAGCCGCAGCCGCCGCCCCAGGGGCCGGATGGTGGCGGCGGCGAAGGCTTGCCCGACGGCGGGGACGGGCCTCCGCTGCCGCCGCCACAGCCCTATGACCCGCGGCTGCACGAGGTGGAGTGTTCCGTGTTCTACCGCGACGAGTGCATCTACCAGAAGAGCTTCGCGCCGGGCTCCGCGGCGCTGAGCACCTACACGCCCGAGAACCTGCTCAACAAGTGCAGGCCTGGCGATCTGGTGGAGTTCGTGTCGCAGGCGCAGTACCCGCACTGGGCTGTATACGTGGGCAACTTCCAGGTGGTGCACTTGCACCGGCTGGAGGTGAGCAACAGCTTCCTGACCGACGCGAGCCAGGGCCGGCGCGGCCGCGTGGTGAACGACCTGTACCGCTACAAGCCGCTGAGCCCTGGCGCCGTGGTGCGGAACGCGCTGGCACACGTGGGCGCCAAGGAGCGCGAGCTGAGCTGGCGCAACTCGGAGAGCTTCGCCGCCTGGTGCCGCTACGGCAAGCGCGAGTTCAAGATTGGCGGCGAGCTGCGCATCGGCAAGCAGCCCTACCGGCTGCAGATCCAGCTCTCGGCGCAGCGCAGCCACACGCTCGAGTTTCAGAGCCTGGAGGACCTGATCATGGAGAAGCGGCGCAACGACCAGATCGGGCGCGCGGCGGTGCTGCAGGAGCTCGCCACTCACTTGCACCCTGCGGAGCCGGACGAGGGCGACAGCGACCCTGCGCGGACTACGCCGCCTCCCGGGCGCCCCCCTGCGCCCGGCCGGGAGGACGAGGCCCGCGAGGCGGCGGTGCACTGA